Proteins encoded within one genomic window of Tabrizicola piscis:
- a CDS encoding BolA/IbaG family iron-sulfur metabolism protein, with translation MPIDARDIEALLRASFPNAKISVQGDDGAHFAAEVIDESFRGLNRVQQQRAVYAALKGKMDGAQGELHALALTTKAPE, from the coding sequence ATGCCCATCGACGCCCGCGACATCGAAGCCTTGCTGCGCGCCAGCTTTCCCAACGCCAAGATCAGCGTGCAGGGCGATGACGGCGCGCATTTCGCCGCCGAAGTCATCGACGAAAGCTTTCGCGGCCTGAACCGGGTCCAGCAACAGCGCGCGGTCTATGCGGCGCTGAAGGGCAAGATGGACGGCGCGCAGGGCGAATTGCATGCGCTGGCGCTGACGACGAAGGCGCCGGAATGA
- a CDS encoding GNAT family N-acetyltransferase — protein sequence MATVTLRAATLEDVPFIRGLTTRAEYAPFIGDSDEATLRDWLHSPAARVLIWDGGDARGFAVFREIGTPGGVVELFRIALDKAGTGRGDAFFNALLDHAFTELAAERVWFDASGENPRAMTVYDRAGCRREGVQRAHWWRPALGRAVDLHLFGMLRTEWLARRSGSDAR from the coding sequence GTGGCGACCGTGACCCTGCGTGCGGCGACGCTGGAGGATGTGCCCTTTATCCGGGGGCTGACCACGCGGGCGGAGTATGCGCCCTTCATCGGCGATTCGGATGAGGCGACGCTGCGCGACTGGCTGCACAGCCCGGCGGCGCGTGTGCTGATCTGGGACGGCGGCGATGCCCGGGGATTTGCGGTCTTTCGTGAGATCGGCACGCCCGGAGGTGTGGTCGAACTGTTCCGCATCGCGCTGGACAAGGCGGGCACCGGGCGCGGGGATGCGTTCTTCAACGCGCTGCTTGACCATGCTTTCACGGAGCTGGCGGCGGAACGGGTCTGGTTTGATGCCAGCGGCGAAAACCCCCGGGCCATGACGGTCTACGACCGCGCAGGCTGTCGCCGCGAAGGCGTTCAGCGGGCGCATTGGTGGCGCCCCGCCCTGGGCCGGGCGGTTGATCTGCATCTGTTTGGCATGCTGCGGACCGAATGGCTGGCCCGGCGCAGTGGGTCCGACGCCCGGTGA
- the purL gene encoding phosphoribosylformylglycinamidine synthase subunit PurL, with amino-acid sequence MSEPAITPELVAAHGLKPDEYDRLLDIIGRVPSFTELGIFSAMWNEHCSYKSSKKWLRTLPTTGPQVICGPGENAGVVDIGDGQAVIFKMESHNHPSYIEPYQGAATGVGGILRDVFTMGARPIAAMNALSFGLPSHPKTKHLVKGVVEGVGGYGNAFGVPTVGGEVRFHASYNGNCLVNAFAAGLADADKIFYSVASGVGMPVVYLGAKTGRDGVGGATMASAEFDDTIEEKRPTVQVGDPFTEKRLLEACLELMASGAVISIQDMGAAGLTCSAVEMGDKGGLGIKLQLDDVPQRETNMTAYEMMLSESQERMLMVLKPELEAEARAIFRKWDLDFAIVGETIPEDRFLILHGNEVKADLPLSKLASSAPEYDRPWVETPAAAALGPVPEISALDGLRALIGSLSYAHKAWVYEQYDSQVGADTVVTPGLGAGVVRVHGTGKALAFTSDVTPRYVKANPFEGGKQAVAEAYRNLCAVGARPLATTDNLNFGNPEKPEIMGQFVGAIKGIGAAVAALDMPIVSGNVSLYNETDGKGILPTPTIGAVGILASLDELIAGRPVDGDVAVVVGATLGHLGQSALLAEAFGIEAGDAPPVDLAAERRNGEFVRANRGLIRACADLSDGGLALAAFEMAEAAGVGLVLEAGDIPTLFGEDQARYLLAVAAGDVAALVAAGKAAGVPVAPVGQFGGTNLAFGAEVAPMAALSDLYRSAFAAALGG; translated from the coding sequence ATGTCCGAACCCGCAATCACGCCCGAGCTGGTGGCCGCCCATGGGCTGAAGCCGGATGAATATGACCGGCTTCTGGACATCATCGGGCGGGTGCCCTCGTTCACCGAACTGGGCATCTTTTCCGCGATGTGGAACGAACATTGTTCCTACAAGTCGTCAAAGAAATGGCTGCGGACCCTTCCGACCACCGGGCCTCAGGTGATTTGCGGGCCGGGTGAGAACGCGGGTGTAGTGGACATTGGTGATGGGCAGGCGGTGATCTTCAAGATGGAGAGCCATAACCACCCGTCCTACATCGAACCCTATCAGGGCGCTGCGACCGGCGTCGGCGGCATCCTGCGCGACGTGTTCACCATGGGCGCGCGGCCGATTGCGGCGATGAACGCGCTGTCCTTCGGGTTGCCGTCGCATCCCAAGACCAAGCATCTGGTCAAGGGCGTGGTTGAAGGTGTGGGCGGCTATGGCAATGCCTTTGGCGTGCCGACCGTGGGCGGTGAGGTGCGCTTTCACGCCAGCTACAACGGCAACTGTTTGGTCAACGCCTTTGCCGCCGGGTTGGCGGATGCGGACAAGATCTTCTACTCTGTCGCGTCCGGTGTGGGGATGCCGGTGGTCTATCTTGGGGCCAAGACCGGCCGGGATGGGGTTGGCGGGGCCACGATGGCCAGCGCTGAGTTTGACGACACGATCGAGGAAAAGCGCCCCACGGTGCAGGTTGGTGACCCCTTTACGGAAAAGCGGTTGCTGGAGGCCTGTCTGGAGCTGATGGCATCGGGTGCGGTGATCTCGATCCAGGACATGGGGGCTGCGGGGCTGACGTGCAGCGCGGTCGAGATGGGCGACAAGGGCGGGCTTGGCATCAAGCTGCAGCTGGATGACGTGCCGCAGCGCGAAACCAACATGACGGCCTATGAGATGATGCTGTCGGAGTCTCAGGAACGGATGCTGATGGTGCTGAAGCCCGAGCTTGAGGCCGAAGCGCGGGCGATCTTCCGGAAGTGGGATCTGGATTTTGCCATTGTCGGCGAGACGATCCCCGAGGACCGGTTCCTGATCCTGCATGGCAATGAAGTGAAGGCTGATCTGCCGCTGTCGAAGCTGGCCTCCAGCGCGCCGGAATATGACCGGCCCTGGGTGGAGACCCCGGCGGCGGCGGCCTTGGGCCCGGTGCCGGAGATTTCGGCGCTGGACGGCTTGCGCGCGCTGATCGGGTCGCTGTCCTATGCCCACAAGGCCTGGGTCTATGAGCAATATGACAGTCAGGTTGGCGCGGATACGGTGGTGACCCCGGGCCTTGGCGCCGGTGTCGTGCGGGTGCATGGCACGGGCAAGGCGCTGGCGTTTACCAGCGACGTGACGCCGCGCTATGTGAAGGCAAACCCGTTCGAAGGCGGCAAGCAGGCGGTGGCTGAGGCTTATCGCAACCTCTGTGCCGTGGGCGCGCGGCCGCTGGCGACGACGGACAACCTGAACTTCGGCAACCCCGAAAAGCCCGAGATCATGGGGCAGTTCGTCGGCGCGATCAAAGGGATCGGCGCGGCGGTGGCGGCTTTGGACATGCCGATCGTGTCGGGCAACGTCAGCCTTTACAACGAAACCGATGGCAAGGGCATCCTGCCGACGCCCACGATCGGCGCGGTGGGGATCTTGGCCTCGCTGGACGAGCTGATTGCCGGGCGGCCGGTTGACGGGGATGTGGCCGTGGTCGTGGGGGCGACGCTGGGGCATCTGGGCCAATCGGCGCTGCTGGCCGAGGCGTTCGGGATCGAAGCGGGCGACGCCCCGCCGGTGGACCTTGCCGCCGAGCGCCGGAATGGCGAGTTCGTGCGGGCGAACCGTGGGCTGATCCGGGCCTGCGCTGACCTGTCGGACGGTGGCCTTGCGCTGGCCGCGTTCGAGATGGCGGAAGCCGCGGGCGTGGGGCTGGTGCTGGAGGCGGGGGATATCCCGACGCTGTTTGGCGAGGATCAGGCGCGCTATCTGCTGGCGGTCGCGGCAGGCGATGTGGCTGCACTGGTTGCGGCAGGCAAGGCGGCAGGCGTGCCGGTTGCCCCGGTGGGGCAGTTCGGCGGGACCAATCTGGCCTTCGGGGCAGAGGTCGCGCCGATGGCGGCGCTCTCTGACCTTTACCGCAGCGCCTTTGCGGCGGCGCTGGGTGGGTGA
- a CDS encoding YciI family protein has protein sequence MQYLALLYTDPAAEPAYGTPEFEELMKGYFAFTAFLKEQGAFKGGDGLQPVETATSVRIRGGKVETMDGPFAETKEYLGGYYLMEVPDLDTALKYAAMIPTARYGTVELRPVMVF, from the coding sequence ATGCAATACCTGGCACTCCTTTACACCGACCCTGCCGCCGAACCTGCCTACGGCACCCCCGAGTTCGAAGAGCTGATGAAGGGCTATTTTGCCTTCACCGCTTTCCTCAAGGAACAGGGGGCGTTCAAGGGGGGTGATGGCTTGCAGCCGGTTGAGACTGCCACCTCCGTGCGCATTCGTGGCGGCAAGGTCGAAACGATGGACGGCCCCTTTGCCGAAACAAAGGAATATCTTGGCGGCTACTATCTTATGGAGGTGCCCGATCTGGATACAGCCCTCAAGTATGCCGCGATGATCCCGACCGCACGCTATGGCACGGTCGAGCTGCGGCCTGTGATGGTTTTCTAG
- a CDS encoding RNA polymerase sigma factor, which translates to MQDTVARAVEAVLREDRGRLLAALMARFRDFQLAEDALQDAAASALVHWGRTGPPHSPQGWLLKVAGTKAIDRLRRMRREGDKAAAAAVLSGDEAEEDPEMIPDHGLRLIFTCCHPALDPKSRVALTLRTLGGLSTAQIARAFLDAEPTMGQRLSRAKAKIAAAGIPFKLPEAEDLPDRLNSVLTVVYLIFNAGYTAGPAQDRDLCDEAIWLARMLCTLQPAQAEVEGCLALLLLTHARRAARIRDGETVALADQDRSLWDQPMLDEGLATLDTALARRAPGPFQIKAAIAACQAQQPPNWPQIAALYAGLYRYEPTPIIRLNQSVAQAEAGHLPAALTALDGLAEALADYQPYHAARAEYLARAGRTADALAAYATAITHAASPADAAFLTRRRDRLRS; encoded by the coding sequence ATGCAGGACACCGTCGCCCGCGCCGTCGAGGCCGTGCTGCGCGAGGACCGGGGGCGGCTTCTGGCCGCCCTCATGGCCCGGTTCCGCGATTTCCAGCTGGCCGAGGATGCGCTGCAAGACGCGGCGGCTTCGGCCTTGGTCCATTGGGGCCGCACTGGCCCGCCGCATTCGCCGCAGGGCTGGCTTTTGAAGGTGGCAGGGACCAAGGCGATCGACCGGCTGCGCCGCATGCGGCGCGAGGGCGACAAGGCTGCCGCAGCCGCCGTCCTGTCCGGCGATGAGGCCGAGGAAGACCCCGAGATGATCCCCGATCACGGCCTGCGCCTGATCTTCACCTGTTGCCATCCCGCGCTTGACCCCAAGTCGCGCGTGGCCCTGACACTGCGCACACTAGGTGGCCTTTCGACCGCCCAGATCGCCCGCGCCTTCCTTGATGCCGAACCCACGATGGGCCAACGCCTGTCTCGCGCCAAGGCCAAGATCGCCGCCGCCGGTATTCCCTTCAAACTGCCGGAAGCCGAAGACCTGCCCGACCGGCTGAATTCGGTCCTGACCGTGGTCTACCTGATCTTCAACGCAGGCTATACCGCTGGCCCCGCGCAGGACCGCGACCTTTGTGACGAGGCGATCTGGCTGGCCCGGATGCTGTGCACACTGCAACCCGCTCAGGCCGAGGTGGAAGGCTGCCTTGCCCTCCTTCTTCTGACCCACGCCCGACGCGCAGCCCGGATAAGGGACGGGGAAACCGTGGCGCTGGCCGATCAGGACCGCAGTCTCTGGGACCAGCCGATGCTGGACGAGGGTCTTGCCACCCTTGACACCGCCCTGGCCCGACGCGCCCCGGGGCCGTTTCAGATCAAGGCGGCGATCGCCGCCTGTCAGGCGCAACAGCCCCCCAACTGGCCCCAGATCGCTGCCCTTTACGCAGGCCTTTACCGGTATGAGCCGACACCAATCATCCGCCTGAACCAGTCCGTGGCTCAGGCAGAGGCGGGCCACCTGCCAGCCGCCCTGACCGCGCTGGACGGCCTTGCCGAAGCCTTGGCTGACTACCAGCCCTATCACGCCGCCCGCGCCGAATACCTTGCCCGCGCCGGGCGCACCGCGGATGCGCTGGCGGCTTATGCCACTGCCATCACCCACGCCGCCTCACCTGCGGATGCGGCCTTCCTGACCCGCCGCCGCGACCGGCTGCGATCATGA
- a CDS encoding LysR family transcriptional regulator gives MDWDKLRIFHAVAEKGSLTHAGDVLHLSQSAVSRQIRALEESLAVTLFHRHARGLILTEQGELLFDATQAMVKRLDATAARIRDSEDEVFGELRVTTTTGFGTLWLAPRLARLYEKYPALKIDLMLEERVLDLPMREADVAIRMKEPSQADLIRKRLMNIQMRLYATPEYIAVHGKPEVLDDLSAHRLISQHAGTPQVAAGAVLVQDLMSHDIPSTLTVNNYFGVLQAVLNHLGVGVLPDYLTEDFPNLVRVLPDVQSAEVPVFLAYPEELRHSKRVAAFRDFVTEEIMAYRRRQQDEAAA, from the coding sequence ATGGATTGGGACAAGCTGAGGATCTTTCACGCGGTGGCGGAGAAGGGCAGCCTGACCCATGCCGGCGATGTGTTGCACCTGTCGCAATCGGCCGTCAGCCGCCAGATCCGGGCGCTGGAGGAAAGCCTCGCGGTCACGCTGTTTCATCGCCATGCGCGGGGGCTGATCCTGACGGAACAGGGGGAACTGCTGTTTGACGCGACGCAGGCCATGGTCAAGCGGCTGGATGCGACGGCGGCGCGGATCCGGGATTCCGAGGACGAGGTCTTTGGCGAATTGCGGGTGACGACGACGACGGGGTTCGGGACGCTGTGGCTGGCCCCGCGTCTGGCGCGGTTGTATGAGAAATACCCGGCGCTGAAGATTGACCTCATGCTGGAGGAACGGGTGCTGGACCTGCCGATGCGGGAGGCGGATGTGGCGATCCGGATGAAGGAGCCGTCGCAGGCCGATCTGATCCGCAAGCGGTTGATGAACATCCAGATGCGGCTTTACGCGACGCCGGAATATATTGCCGTGCATGGCAAGCCCGAGGTGCTGGACGACCTGAGCGCGCATCGCCTGATCAGCCAGCATGCCGGGACACCTCAGGTCGCGGCGGGGGCGGTGCTGGTGCAGGACCTGATGTCGCATGACATTCCGTCGACGCTGACGGTGAACAACTACTTTGGCGTGCTGCAGGCCGTGTTGAACCATCTGGGCGTGGGCGTGCTGCCGGACTATCTTACCGAGGATTTCCCCAATCTTGTCCGCGTCTTGCCCGATGTGCAAAGCGCTGAGGTGCCGGTGTTTCTGGCCTACCCCGAGGAGTTGCGCCATTCCAAGCGGGTGGCGGCGTTCCGCGACTTCGTGACCGAGGAGATCATGGCCTACCGCCGCCGCCAGCAGGATGAGGCGGCGGCCTGA